The sequence below is a genomic window from Deinococcus terrestris.
GCGCACTCGCGCTCGCCCGCCATGCACCGGGCCGCGTTCGCCCACGCGGGGCTGACTGGCACGTACGAGGCGGTGCGGGTGCCCGCGCCCGAGCTGCCCGCCGCCCTGGCGCGGCTGCGCGAGCCCGGCGTGCTGGGGGCCAACCTCAGCCTGCCGCACAAGGAAGCGGCGCTGGCGCACCTCGACAGCCTGACCGAGGCGGCGCGGGCGGTGGGGGCGGTGAATACGGTGGTGAACCGGAAAGGGCGGCTCGCCGGAGAGAACACGGACGCGCCGGGGTTGCTCGCCGCGTTGGAAGAAGCAGGTGTCTCTCTGGGAGGCCTGGCCGTGGTCCTGGGGGCGGGCGGCGCGGCGCGGGCGGCAGTGTGGGCGCTGCGCTCGGTGGGGTATGACGTGAGGGTCGTCAACCGCACCCCGGCCCGCGCCGGGGCCTTGGTGCGTGATCTGGGCGGCACAATGCAGGTCACCGGAGACGTGCCCTGGGCCGACGCCACCCTGCTCGTCAATGCGTCGAGCGCCGGGCTTGATGCTCCCGACGAGACGCCGCTCCCCGGCTTCGATGTCTCCTCCCTGCACCCGGAGGCCCTCGTCTACGACATGGTCTACCAGCCGCGCGAGACCCGGCTGATGCGGGAGGCCCGCGCCGCCGGACTCCGCGCCGAGAATGGCCTGTCCATGCTCGCGCACCAGGCCCGGCTCGCCTTCCTCGCCTGGACCGGGGTGGACGTGCCCGTGTCCGTCTTCCGGGCGGCGGCGGGCGGCGAGGGGGGGCGTCCGTGACGGGCACCCGGCCGCTGGATCGCCGCTGGCCGCTGGCGGCGTTCACGCTGGTGCTGCTGCTGAGCGTGGTGGCGGCGGCCTTCCTGTACCGCTTCGTGCAGGAGCAGCAGCGGGCACGGTTCGAGCGGGAGGTCAATGCCCACGCGAGCCTCCTGCGTGACCGCCTCAACGAGTACGAGACGCTGCTGCGGGCCACCCGGTCTTTCTGGCTGGTGGAGGACGAGCCCGGACAGCCCGAGTACGGGACCTACGTGGACAGCCTGGACCTGCGGGGGCGCTTTCCGGGCGTGCTGGCGGTGGGCTTTACCCGCTGGCGCGAGGGGGCGGGCGGGCGGCCCCAGGCGGTGATCGAACGCATCGCGCCCGCCGACGCGGTCAACCGCGAGGCGCTGGGGTTCGACATGCTCACGGAGCCGTGCCGCCGCGCGGCGATCCTGCGCACGCAGCAGACCGGACGCAGCCAGATCAGTTGCCCGGTCAAGCTGGTCCAGCAGGGACCGGACGGCCAGCCTCTGGACGGCCTGGTGCTGTTTTTGCCGGTGGGGTCGGGCGAGCGCTTTCAGGGGGTGGTGTACCTCGCGCTCGACACGGTTTCGCTGCTGCGGGCCTTGCAACCCGAGGGAGCGCTGCCGGGCGTGGCCGTGGAAACCCGGCTGAATGGGGTGCGGCTGGGCGGCGAGCGGCTGGCCGTGCCCGCCGCTTTCGAGCGCACGGTGCGTCAGCAGCAGGTCGGCGGCGTCTGGAGCCAGACCCTGCGGGCTCCGGTGAGTTTCGGGCGCGACGCGGCGGCGATC
It includes:
- the aroE gene encoding shikimate dehydrogenase, producing the protein MTLGVSDLPPDSVPARPRRAYLYADPAAHSRSPAMHRAAFAHAGLTGTYEAVRVPAPELPAALARLREPGVLGANLSLPHKEAALAHLDSLTEAARAVGAVNTVVNRKGRLAGENTDAPGLLAALEEAGVSLGGLAVVLGAGGAARAAVWALRSVGYDVRVVNRTPARAGALVRDLGGTMQVTGDVPWADATLLVNASSAGLDAPDETPLPGFDVSSLHPEALVYDMVYQPRETRLMREARAAGLRAENGLSMLAHQARLAFLAWTGVDVPVSVFRAAAGGEGGRP